The Spirochaetota bacterium genome has a segment encoding these proteins:
- a CDS encoding sulfatase: MKNERKKRSRRCGPLALLALCSLLAAGCSALGWTDSEEIAADLIDGFGTALVEDDGFAVKYTDLLRYERLYRDPYGVDSPRVVKVGFEIDAVKMFQNMRRSLYIGAVKRSPCRIAIPLKTDARGTTLSFSLGGLGVRNSRCDLSISVTGDGKSDEIFRIGGDGIPERGWKDYTIDLEGIALDDVSIEFRLSSASEKTTHVFLANPRIFTRKSKSSRPPNVVFISIDSLRADAVDAVVQRYGLTPSIDALARDGIVFGNHFVVSNWTRPSTICMLAGVQASRTGVNIFYPPVSDEEKEFFYRKSGTRSMTSILKESGYITRSIGNNAFIIDYTGIGVDLDFDELSEYQTPVRDTVDITDEAVAWIENNAKRRFFLFINYNAPHNAYVPPERYLAPLRTRFPSLHPWFRAYLGEVAYTDEYLGKVVDVLKRLGLYENTIIVVTSDHGEIFSPDKEMSPFTDVRALYSHGQTQYDEELRVPLVIKPQKGIPHRSVRIDSQVRSMDIAPTVLDFMGIGAPVSFQGKTIRPILDGTERDERPVYSEGRMMYSVRAHGYKYAERFYGFGVRPHHWGGEVVKEYAELYDLKNDPDERRNIVAERPDDTRRMRGVLAGERFRQPDNYISANETMTGGRLRVVDGFFYDLEYLSPGSGRSAIRKIGRKEIAFTLAPGDRIRFQTIPAGAACMVVPADAGALLAGRYLLPVFPRRGGAFRLDPASGAAGGEPIPEVAAMAGGVLYYWHDSLNRGLRGVSNEKYLSKDVNKLLERWGYIQGKEKRVE; this comes from the coding sequence GTGAAGAACGAGAGGAAAAAACGGAGTCGCCGGTGCGGGCCGCTTGCATTGCTGGCGCTGTGCTCACTGCTCGCGGCGGGTTGCTCCGCCTTGGGATGGACGGACAGTGAGGAAATCGCCGCCGACCTCATCGACGGTTTCGGTACCGCTTTGGTGGAAGACGACGGGTTCGCCGTGAAGTACACGGATCTGTTGCGATACGAAAGGCTCTACCGCGATCCGTATGGTGTCGATTCTCCGCGAGTTGTCAAGGTTGGTTTCGAGATCGACGCCGTAAAGATGTTCCAGAACATGCGCCGTTCACTCTACATCGGCGCCGTGAAGCGCTCGCCCTGCCGTATCGCCATCCCGCTGAAAACCGATGCGCGCGGAACGACCCTGAGTTTCTCCCTTGGAGGCCTGGGGGTGCGAAATTCGCGGTGCGATCTGTCTATTTCGGTGACCGGTGATGGAAAGAGCGACGAGATTTTCAGGATCGGCGGCGACGGTATCCCCGAGCGGGGTTGGAAAGATTACACGATCGATCTGGAAGGCATCGCGCTCGATGACGTATCCATCGAGTTCCGGCTCTCCAGCGCCTCGGAGAAGACCACTCACGTCTTTCTGGCCAATCCCCGGATCTTCACGCGGAAATCGAAATCATCACGACCACCGAACGTCGTCTTCATCTCCATAGATTCCCTGCGTGCCGACGCGGTCGATGCGGTCGTGCAACGCTACGGCCTCACTCCATCCATCGACGCGCTCGCCCGCGACGGGATTGTCTTTGGCAATCATTTTGTCGTCTCCAACTGGACCAGGCCCTCCACCATCTGCATGCTCGCGGGTGTACAGGCGTCGCGCACCGGTGTGAACATCTTCTATCCGCCGGTCAGCGACGAGGAAAAGGAGTTCTTCTACCGGAAGAGCGGCACGCGGTCCATGACGAGCATTCTGAAAGAATCCGGCTACATCACCCGGTCGATCGGGAACAACGCCTTTATAATCGACTATACCGGCATCGGCGTGGACCTCGACTTCGACGAGCTCTCCGAGTACCAGACGCCGGTGCGGGACACGGTCGACATCACCGACGAGGCGGTGGCCTGGATCGAAAATAACGCAAAGCGAAGGTTTTTCCTTTTTATAAACTATAACGCACCGCATAACGCATACGTCCCCCCGGAGCGCTATCTTGCGCCGTTGCGCACGCGCTTCCCCTCGCTCCATCCGTGGTTTCGCGCCTATCTCGGCGAGGTCGCCTATACTGACGAATATCTCGGGAAGGTGGTCGACGTGCTGAAGCGATTGGGGCTCTATGAAAACACGATTATTGTGGTGACCTCCGACCACGGGGAGATATTCAGCCCCGACAAGGAAATGAGCCCCTTTACCGATGTCAGGGCCTTGTATTCCCACGGGCAGACGCAATACGACGAGGAATTGCGCGTACCGCTGGTCATCAAACCGCAGAAGGGAATTCCCCATCGAAGCGTGAGGATAGACTCGCAGGTGCGCAGTATGGACATTGCGCCGACCGTCCTCGATTTTATGGGAATCGGTGCGCCGGTGAGCTTCCAGGGTAAAACGATACGGCCGATCCTCGACGGGACCGAGCGCGACGAACGGCCGGTGTACAGCGAGGGAAGGATGATGTATTCCGTGCGCGCGCATGGATACAAGTACGCGGAGCGGTTTTACGGCTTCGGTGTGCGACCACACCACTGGGGAGGCGAGGTCGTGAAGGAATATGCCGAGCTGTACGACCTGAAAAACGATCCGGACGAGCGGAGAAACATCGTGGCCGAACGCCCGGACGACACCCGACGCATGAGGGGGGTGCTGGCCGGGGAACGCTTCAGGCAGCCGGACAATTATATTTCGGCTAACGAAACGATGACGGGCGGAAGGCTGCGCGTGGTGGACGGGTTTTTCTATGACCTGGAGTATTTATCGCCGGGCTCGGGCCGGTCGGCAATTCGTAAAATCGGCAGAAAGGAGATCGCCTTTACGTTGGCGCCCGGCGACCGTATACGCTTTCAGACGATACCCGCGGGCGCCGCGTGTATGGTGGTGCCGGCGGATGCCGGCGCGCTTTTGGCCGGTCGTTACCTTCTGCCGGTTTTCCCCCGGAGGGGCGGAGCGTTCAGGCTGGACCCGGCTTCGGGCGCAGCGGGCGGCGAGCCCATTCCCGAGGTTGCGGCAATGGCCGGCGGGGTGCTGTACTACTGGCACGATTCGCTTAATCGGGGTCTGCGCGGAGTCTCGAACGAGAAATACCTGTCGAAGGACGTCAACAAACTGCTTGAACGATGGGGCTACATTCAGGGAAAAGAAAAGAGGGTCGAGTAA
- the gatC gene encoding Asp-tRNA(Asn)/Glu-tRNA(Gln) amidotransferase subunit GatC: MIIDEKQIIRVAELARLDLTEQEKKEYSRQLSDILAYVEKINEMDTANVLPTDHIVELNNVFRDDVVRESVDASALRSMAPCFEDGHVVVPIIIEGQE, translated from the coding sequence ATGATAATCGATGAAAAACAGATAATTCGCGTCGCCGAGCTCGCACGACTCGATCTGACCGAACAGGAAAAAAAGGAGTACTCGCGCCAGCTTTCGGACATCCTGGCCTATGTCGAAAAAATCAACGAGATGGACACGGCAAACGTGTTGCCCACCGACCATATAGTCGAGCTCAATAACGTCTTCCGTGATGACGTTGTGCGTGAATCCGTCGACGCTTCCGCCCTGCGCTCCATGGCTCCGTGCTTCGAGGACGGGCACGTCGTGGTGCCGATCATCATCGAGGGGCAGGAATGA
- the thpR gene encoding RNA 2',3'-cyclic phosphodiesterase yields MTRLFIGLPIDAQMRTALRPAYEFLSGHDHVLKAAPPENYHITVKFLGECDGNVANAIESTFLEIPVPTVDIPFTLSGMGAFPDMKKPTVIWAGLRAEAELMGQLLKNVERFASNFRFRHEKRQFTPHLTLARLRSGRKITGDLLKFIEKNTDTLYGESLFTRLSLYSSRLTPDGAVYTELKSKSF; encoded by the coding sequence ATGACGCGCCTCTTTATCGGCCTTCCCATCGATGCGCAGATGCGTACGGCGCTGCGCCCCGCGTATGAATTTCTATCCGGACATGACCACGTCCTCAAGGCGGCTCCTCCGGAGAATTATCACATCACCGTCAAGTTTCTGGGCGAGTGCGACGGCAATGTGGCCAACGCGATCGAAAGCACCTTCCTCGAGATCCCGGTGCCGACCGTCGATATCCCGTTCACGCTCTCGGGGATGGGCGCTTTCCCGGACATGAAAAAGCCGACGGTTATATGGGCCGGGCTGAGGGCCGAAGCCGAGCTGATGGGGCAGCTTTTAAAAAATGTCGAGCGATTCGCCTCCAATTTCCGCTTCAGGCACGAAAAGCGCCAGTTCACCCCGCACCTCACGCTCGCACGGCTCAGAAGCGGGAGGAAGATCACGGGGGACCTCCTGAAGTTCATAGAAAAGAACACCGACACCCTCTACGGTGAATCCTTATTCACCCGCCTTTCACTCTACTCGTCCAGGCTGACACCGGATGGCGCGGTCTACACGGAACTCAAGTCCAAGTCGTTCTGA
- a CDS encoding YkgJ family cysteine cluster protein yields the protein MAECKRCGSCCQDVRLAESPDMLERAYHYWKKTPSIDPNFSEIYLIFPMLRFLYEDRREDLPYHYRCVHYGIGENGLPACSIHPIRPRMCRDFPYYNEAEHLDRNGPVSPYGGCGYNDTD from the coding sequence ATGGCTGAGTGTAAACGATGCGGAAGCTGCTGCCAGGATGTAAGACTGGCGGAGTCTCCCGATATGCTGGAGAGGGCGTATCACTACTGGAAAAAAACGCCCTCAATAGACCCGAACTTCTCGGAAATCTACCTGATCTTCCCCATGCTGCGGTTCCTGTACGAGGACCGGCGGGAAGATCTGCCGTATCATTACCGCTGCGTTCACTACGGAATCGGCGAAAACGGACTGCCCGCGTGCTCAATCCACCCGATTCGGCCGCGAATGTGCCGGGACTTTCCCTACTATAACGAAGCCGAACACCTCGATCGGAACGGACCGGTAAGCCCCTATGGAGGATGCGGATACAACGACACCGACTGA
- a CDS encoding ATP-binding protein, whose amino-acid sequence MKTEYRIKTLRKIVGKAINRYGMIAEGDRVLIALSGGIDSLVLLDAVAGRRRGLPISYHIAAAHIHMEGLGVRADVGFLEAFCRERNVELMVRTVQGQVDFSVGDSRCFFCSWHRRKALFAVMKEVGFSRLAFGHHLDDVIETLLLNMTFHAKFSTMPLRLPMFGGEFDIIRPLGLLMKRQVSEYALAAGLSPIGGECPWSDQSKRSGARRIIGELEGLNPGARVNMFRSMENINREYLPSGYDDME is encoded by the coding sequence ATGAAGACAGAATATCGCATAAAAACTCTCCGAAAGATAGTCGGAAAGGCGATTAACCGCTACGGGATGATTGCGGAGGGGGACAGGGTTTTAATCGCCCTTTCGGGTGGTATCGATTCCCTCGTCCTCCTGGACGCGGTCGCCGGCAGGCGCCGCGGTCTTCCGATTTCGTATCATATCGCCGCCGCCCATATCCACATGGAAGGTTTGGGCGTGCGGGCCGATGTCGGTTTTCTGGAAGCTTTCTGCCGCGAGCGGAACGTTGAGCTGATGGTGCGAACCGTTCAAGGGCAGGTCGATTTTTCGGTCGGGGATTCGAGGTGCTTTTTCTGCTCGTGGCACCGCAGAAAGGCGCTTTTCGCAGTTATGAAGGAGGTGGGATTTTCGCGCCTGGCATTCGGACACCATCTGGATGATGTAATCGAAACGCTCCTCCTTAACATGACCTTTCACGCCAAATTCAGTACCATGCCGCTGCGACTTCCCATGTTCGGGGGCGAGTTCGACATAATACGCCCACTCGGGCTGTTGATGAAGCGGCAGGTCTCCGAGTATGCACTGGCGGCCGGGCTCTCTCCGATCGGGGGTGAGTGTCCCTGGTCCGATCAGTCAAAACGCTCGGGGGCGAGAAGGATCATTGGCGAATTGGAAGGGCTGAACCCCGGCGCCAGGGTAAACATGTTTCGATCGATGGAAAACATCAACAGGGAATACCTGCCTTCCGGGTATGATGACATGGAGTGA
- a CDS encoding response regulator, with translation MARALIVDDSKFMRKIIRDTLEEGGHVILAEADNGIDGIDEYRKLKPDFVTMDVTMTGKDGIQAVSDIQAIDPDARIIIISAMSETTLKLNDEKLHANAFITKPFDKKKLLDTINTIL, from the coding sequence ATGGCACGAGCACTGATAGTTGACGACTCCAAATTCATGCGCAAGATAATACGAGACACCCTGGAAGAAGGCGGGCATGTCATACTCGCCGAGGCCGACAACGGCATCGACGGCATAGATGAATATCGTAAATTAAAGCCCGACTTCGTCACTATGGACGTCACCATGACCGGCAAGGACGGCATACAGGCGGTATCCGATATCCAGGCGATCGATCCCGATGCCAGGATAATCATAATATCCGCGATGAGCGAAACCACGCTGAAGTTAAACGACGAGAAACTGCATGCGAACGCGTTTATAACCAAACCGTTCGACAAAAAGAAACTCCTGGATACCATCAATACAATTCTATGA
- a CDS encoding cyclic nucleotide-binding domain-containing protein: protein MSGQNYLRLYTIATPAESAFLLNEGRAYFFVSNSDKYALKGNNLIIGATELILNNLLDMNLPRLETALGDPDSKVKKIPAETFLSSLDTYSVALNVSMVIAEQVVLTNQIINTNLESVQGDEKRIKETSIEYYRIVARLRQEYEKRRLPWLKMLSEKFENTLICKRGEAFGRTAAPTRITTPLVNTETTLELPKDAVICEEGSMGDEMYILQSGTVDVLISGTRVTSISDHGYVFGEIALLLGEKRTATLKAKSDVLLTRLRKSDLKNITGAQDSILRALLTSLAQKHYYNIEKIKAISAVIIEKDLSTGPGEKSRQILEVQRAQNDLLSLKKEVSGVYTARKAEFLAEIVEGF from the coding sequence ATGAGCGGACAGAACTATCTCAGGCTGTATACCATCGCAACTCCCGCGGAGTCGGCCTTCCTCCTGAACGAGGGGCGGGCGTATTTCTTCGTCTCGAATTCCGACAAGTACGCCCTCAAGGGGAACAACCTCATAATCGGGGCGACCGAGCTCATACTCAACAACCTGCTCGACATGAACCTTCCCCGGCTCGAAACCGCCCTCGGTGATCCCGATTCCAAAGTGAAAAAGATCCCCGCGGAAACATTCCTTTCCTCGCTCGACACATATTCGGTCGCACTCAATGTTTCAATGGTCATCGCCGAGCAGGTCGTACTCACCAACCAGATCATCAACACGAATCTGGAAAGCGTACAGGGTGATGAGAAAAGGATAAAGGAAACATCCATCGAGTATTACCGCATCGTAGCGCGGCTGCGCCAGGAATATGAAAAACGCCGGCTGCCCTGGCTCAAAATGCTGTCTGAAAAATTCGAGAACACGCTCATCTGCAAGCGGGGCGAGGCCTTCGGGCGCACAGCCGCTCCGACGAGGATCACCACTCCGCTGGTAAACACAGAAACAACCCTCGAACTCCCCAAAGACGCCGTCATCTGCGAGGAGGGCTCAATGGGCGACGAGATGTACATACTCCAGTCGGGGACCGTGGACGTGTTGATAAGCGGCACGCGCGTAACCTCCATCTCGGATCACGGATACGTTTTCGGCGAGATCGCGCTGCTGCTCGGGGAAAAGCGCACGGCGACGCTCAAGGCCAAGAGCGATGTCCTGCTTACTCGCCTGCGGAAAAGCGATCTTAAAAACATTACCGGCGCGCAGGACAGCATCCTCAGGGCCCTGCTGACCTCGCTGGCACAAAAGCATTATTATAATATCGAGAAGATCAAGGCGATCAGCGCCGTCATCATCGAGAAGGACCTCTCGACGGGCCCGGGAGAAAAGAGCAGGCAGATCCTCGAGGTCCAGCGCGCACAAAACGACCTCCTTTCATTAAAAAAGGAGGTCTCGGGAGTGTACACGGCCCGGAAGGCCGAATTCCTGGCGGAAATAGTTGAAGGCTTTTAG
- a CDS encoding PadR family transcriptional regulator, whose product MKIEITILGLLMEENLYGYEIKKKIVERLEDYVDIKFGSIYYAIKKAVDNGWVKRVGTEKEGGNPERYIYQIMPAGRKYYRKMLKQYFDHTMIHFDIDIVLMFYNSLIPEQKEAFIEDRMEAVKEKLANIKEKVDEEMKLPEEKSHIHVFTYLENHLKAELTWLKSLKKGDLVSSDVEA is encoded by the coding sequence ATGAAAATAGAAATAACGATCCTGGGGCTCCTGATGGAGGAAAATCTGTACGGCTATGAGATCAAAAAGAAGATAGTCGAGCGTCTCGAGGATTACGTCGACATCAAGTTCGGTTCGATCTACTATGCCATCAAGAAGGCGGTGGACAACGGCTGGGTGAAGCGCGTGGGCACCGAGAAGGAGGGAGGAAATCCCGAGCGCTATATTTACCAGATCATGCCCGCGGGACGTAAATACTACAGGAAGATGCTGAAGCAGTATTTCGACCATACGATGATCCACTTCGATATAGACATCGTGCTGATGTTCTACAATTCCCTGATACCCGAGCAGAAAGAGGCGTTTATCGAGGACAGGATGGAGGCGGTAAAGGAAAAGCTGGCCAACATCAAGGAAAAGGTCGATGAGGAAATGAAGCTCCCCGAGGAAAAATCCCACATACACGTCTTCACGTATCTTGAGAATCACCTCAAAGCCGAGCTTACCTGGCTTAAATCCCTGAAAAAAGGAGACCTGGTGTCTTCGGATGTAGAGGCCTAA
- the ruvA gene encoding Holliday junction branch migration protein RuvA has translation MIARIKGMIEDLRPTEAIVDVGGVGYRCSIPLSTYERLVGHREAVLFVFTYHREDQLRLFGFFSRQEHDLFAVLLGITGIGPAMALSILSGIKTEDLVMAVRSGDLAPLLRVPGIGRSKAEKLVFELTRRLKHIEVVSNEAGARQSARNEAIEALAALGFDEGRAARAVDELLRTDPSLTIEPLVKAALKNLSS, from the coding sequence ATGATAGCGCGGATTAAAGGGATGATCGAGGACCTTCGACCCACGGAAGCGATAGTGGATGTGGGTGGTGTCGGCTATCGCTGCAGCATTCCGCTTTCGACCTACGAACGCCTCGTCGGGCACCGGGAGGCGGTGCTGTTCGTTTTTACCTACCATCGCGAGGACCAGCTTAGGCTGTTCGGTTTTTTTTCGCGGCAGGAACATGATCTATTCGCCGTTCTTCTCGGCATAACCGGGATAGGCCCGGCGATGGCGCTTTCGATCCTCTCTGGAATTAAGACAGAGGACCTGGTCATGGCGGTGCGTTCCGGCGATCTGGCGCCGCTATTGAGGGTTCCGGGGATAGGGCGCAGCAAGGCCGAGAAGCTCGTGTTCGAGCTTACCCGGCGGCTCAAACATATAGAAGTCGTTTCGAACGAAGCGGGGGCAAGGCAGTCGGCAAGGAACGAGGCCATCGAGGCGCTCGCGGCCCTCGGTTTCGACGAGGGCCGAGCGGCGCGGGCCGTGGACGAATTGCTCCGTACCGACCCATCGTTGACGATCGAGCCCCTGGTGAAGGCCGCACTAAAGAACCTATCGTCGTGA